The proteins below are encoded in one region of Desulfobacterales bacterium:
- a CDS encoding fibronectin type III domain-containing protein, translating into MSILNKVYKNLLIILFLLFLSCFLSAAADSAEVTLSWAKPADSRVAGYNVYCTISGTNFTTTPDQRINSADQTNCIISGLIAGATYHFAASSFDSNGSESQLSETITYKVPDNATSPGDTDTNDKNAKVNMAPILMLLAE; encoded by the coding sequence ATGTCAATTCTTAATAAGGTATATAAAAATCTTTTAATTATATTGTTTTTGCTTTTTCTTTCATGTTTTTTATCCGCTGCCGCCGACTCCGCGGAAGTTACTCTCAGCTGGGCGAAGCCCGCTGACAGTCGTGTGGCTGGTTATAATGTCTACTGCACGATATCCGGAACGAATTTCACTACAACCCCGGACCAAAGAATAAATTCCGCAGATCAAACGAACTGCATAATTTCAGGCTTAATAGCGGGCGCGACCTATCATTTTGCTGCATCCAGCTTTGATTCAAACGGGAGTGAAAGCCAACTGTCAGAGACCATCACTTATAAAGTCCCGGATAACGCCACATCTCCGGGAGATACGGATACAAACGACAAAAACGCCAAAGTCAACATGGCACCCATTCTGATGCTGCTGGCTGAATAA
- a CDS encoding ATP-binding protein, with the protein MKFRLGITGKLFALYIVFFLVFLGTTIVFYVNVTEIVARSEEIVSKNNEIASRSKQMIENLLSMEEYHQKYVLLNNDEYWRLYQSARKEFEANLNAVLNLKTSDAALMEKWQALESTYLHFYDQAEKGASFPEKKIWIPESFVNKWIQAISAAREKNEENIEAALQEINQQSRSAARYGLIGLFIAVIFGGFGSLFLAKSMIRPLKELMQGIRSFSKERMSETIQIRYRDELGELTDAFNDMTRRLKREENMRSDFISMLSHEIRTPLTSIRESVNMIFEEVMGTVNERQKKFLKIASSEIGRISELLNHMMQVSRMEVKALEVQPRPVDPYELVSKSIDHLKTTAQAKNITFNLQVPNDAPKVMCTPEHLHQVFLNILGNAIKFTDQGGSVGIHVIPDKKGENLTFAIEDSGPGISEEDQALIFNKYYRAKDVRGHMDGVGLGLSISRQIIVAHGGNIWVKSEVGAGSVFGFTLPAAVAE; encoded by the coding sequence ATGAAATTCAGGCTGGGGATAACCGGGAAATTATTCGCGTTATATATCGTTTTTTTTCTGGTATTTTTGGGTACCACGATTGTTTTTTATGTCAATGTGACCGAGATCGTGGCGCGGTCCGAGGAGATAGTCAGCAAAAACAATGAAATTGCCTCGCGCTCAAAGCAAATGATCGAAAATTTGCTGAGCATGGAGGAGTACCATCAAAAATATGTTTTACTTAACAATGATGAGTACTGGCGCCTGTATCAATCCGCGAGAAAGGAGTTCGAGGCCAATTTAAATGCGGTCCTGAATTTGAAAACTTCGGATGCCGCCTTAATGGAAAAGTGGCAGGCTCTGGAGAGCACCTATCTTCATTTTTATGATCAGGCGGAAAAAGGCGCCTCTTTCCCGGAGAAAAAAATCTGGATTCCGGAATCCTTTGTCAACAAATGGATTCAGGCAATATCGGCCGCCCGGGAGAAAAATGAGGAGAATATTGAAGCAGCGCTTCAGGAAATCAACCAGCAGAGCCGATCGGCCGCGCGATATGGGCTGATCGGGTTGTTCATTGCTGTCATTTTCGGCGGTTTCGGCAGCCTGTTTTTGGCAAAATCGATGATTCGGCCTTTAAAGGAGTTGATGCAGGGCATTCGATCGTTTTCAAAGGAGAGAATGAGCGAGACGATACAGATTCGATACAGGGATGAGCTTGGGGAGTTAACCGATGCGTTCAACGACATGACCAGGCGGTTGAAGCGCGAAGAAAATATGCGCTCGGATTTTATCTCCATGCTGAGCCATGAGATCCGAACGCCGTTGACTTCAATCCGGGAATCAGTAAATATGATTTTCGAAGAGGTGATGGGGACGGTAAATGAGCGCCAAAAGAAATTTCTTAAAATCGCCAGTTCGGAAATCGGACGGATTTCTGAATTGTTAAATCATATGATGCAGGTATCGAGAATGGAGGTTAAAGCGCTTGAGGTTCAGCCCCGCCCGGTTGATCCCTATGAACTTGTATCCAAGAGCATTGACCATCTTAAAACCACGGCGCAGGCAAAAAATATCACTTTTAATCTTCAGGTACCGAATGATGCCCCCAAAGTCATGTGCACGCCCGAGCATCTGCATCAGGTGTTTCTCAATATTTTGGGCAACGCAATAAAATTTACGGATCAGGGCGGTAGCGTAGGCATTCATGTGATACCTGATAAAAAGGGCGAAAACCTGACCTTTGCAATTGAGGATAGCGGGCCGGGTATTTCAGAAGAAGATCAGGCCCTTATATTTAATAAATATTACAGGGCAAAAGATGTACGCGGTCACATGGACGGCGTGGGTCTGGGGTTAAGTATTTCAAGGCAGATAATCGTGGCGCATGGGGGCAATATTTGGGTTAAAAGCGAAGTCGGGGCCGGAAGTGTTTTTGGATTTACGCTTCCGGCGGCCGTGGCCGAATAA